Part of the Helicobacter ganmani genome, GGGTGAAAAAATCCACGCATTGATACCAAATTCTAAATTTTTTGTTTTAGGGGGAGACCATTTTTTCTTTTTGAAAGGTGCGAAAGAGATTGAAAAACTTTATTTAAACATTAAAAAATAAATAAAATTTATCTAAAATTCGCTAAAATTGCACAATTTTTTATTTCAAGGATTCTTTTTTGCAAAGCATTGATATTTTCATTATGGCAACGCGTTGGATTTTTCTTATCGCATTAGGCTATTATGTGATGATAAATCTTCAGTGGTATCATTACAAGATTATGCGCGTATTGTTTAGGCATCATAAGCAGAAATGGCATTTGTTTTATTTTGTGTTTCCTGTTATTTATTTTATTCTAATACCGAATAATCTTTATTGTTATATTGGATTGTATCTTTATGTTGTTTTGCTGGGTGTATGGATTTTTTATTTGAGCAAACGATTGGTTTTGACAAGTAGAATCCTAAGATTTTTTGGGTTATACATCGCCTTTATTTTATTTAATGAATTATTGCTTTTAAAAGTTGCAGAATATTCTATTTTGATTCAAATTGTTTATCTCTTCCCGCTTTTTATTTCTATTGCGCTTTCTTCTTTGATAGAAAGAATCCTGCTCAATCGTTACAAAAAACTTGCTTTAGATAAGTTAGAGAGTATGCCAAACCTTACAATCATAGCGGTTACAGGGAGCTATGGCAAGACAAGCTTAAAAAACTTTTTGTTTCAAATGCTGCAGGAGGGTTTTAAAGTTTATGCGACACCAAGAAGCGTCAATACGCTAACAGGAATCATTGCAGATATTAATCAAAATCTTTCCCCCTTAACAGATATTTATATCGTAGAAGCAGGTGCTAGGGGCGCGGGAGACATTAAAGAGATTGTAGATTTGCTTTCCCCACAGATTGCAGTTGTTGGAAAAATTGGTGAAGCACACATTGAGTATTTTAAAAGCATAGAAAATATTTATAGTGCAAAATATGAAATTTTAGAGAGCAAGGAATTGAGCCGAGCTTATATCTATGAGGGCAACATTCAGCCAAGCCATTGTCCCGTGAGGATTGTTAATTTTCCCAAAAATGCAAGTGAAATAGTAGCAACGCTTGAAGGAACAAGCTTTGTTCTTAAAATAGATGGCAAGAAATTAGAATTTAAAACGCGTATTTTGGGTGCGTTTAATGTGATTAATATTAGTGCGGCGATTGCGGTTGCGAAAGATTTGGGCGTCAGTGAAGAGCATTTGATAAAACGAGTGCAGAAGCTAGAACCTATTAATCATCGTCTAAGCAAGATTACTGTGAATGAAAAGATTATTTTAGACGATAGTTATAATGGAAATCTTGATGGAATGCTTGAAGCAATTCGCCTATCCTCCTTGCATAAAGGTAAGAAAATCATCGTAACACCAGGTCTTGTGGAAAGTTCCAAAGAAGCAAATATCCAATTAGCCGAAGCCATTAGTGAAGTGTTTGATTTAGCGATTATTACAGGAGAGCTGAATTCTAAATTGTTGCGCAAACATATTCGTAAGCCTCAAAAAATCGTTCTTAAGGACAAATCGCATATTGAGCATATTTTAAAGACAACTACAGATAGTGGCAACTTGATTCTTTTTGCCAATGACGCACCAAGCTATATTTAAAAGGTGAGAGGATACAATGGAGTATTTGTATGCGCCTTGGAGAAGCGGGTATTTCAAAGACAAAAGCACAGAGTGTGTATTCTGCGCTATTTCCAAAGGAGATTCTCCTCTAAATACAAAATCTCAACCTCTATTTGAGGGTAGGGGGGATTCCGCTGTGTTGCAAAAATCCGACTTCACAAACCGCGTATTTTACCGCAATGATAAAGTATTTTGCGTGATGAATAAGTTTCCCTATACGCCCGGACATTTTTTGATTATTCCCCATACGCATATCCCTTCACCAGAGCTTTTAGATGTGGAAATTTGGCTACAAATGCAAAGAATTGCACAAAAAGGTGTTGCACTTTTAAAAGAGTTTGGCGCGCAAGGAGTTAATCTAGGAATGAATATTGAACGCGCGGGAGGTGCGGGGATTCCAGAGCATCTACATCTACATTTGATTCCACGTTTCATTGGGGATACAAATTTCTTTACAACGATTGGCGATTCTCGCGCCTATGGAGTGGATTTTGATGAGATTTTCCAACGTATTTATGAGTTGTCCCAAAAACATTTAAGATAAATAAATTAACATTTAAAGGAGAAGTAATGGATAGAATCGCAGTGGCTACTTTAGGTCTTTGCTTGATTGCTTGCAGTATTGTGTTTGGTGTGGGTGCGAACCTTGCCGTGAAAGAATTTCGCGCAGGCGAGCGTAGCGTAGTCGTCAAGGGTTTGAGTGAGCAAGAAGTATTCGCAGATGTGATGATTTTGCCCCTTAGATTTCGTCTTGCGAACAACGACTTGCACGCACTTTATACTGAAGTAGAACGCAATTCTCAAAAAATTGTGAAATTTTTAGAGAAAATGGGGTTTGAGAAAAGCGAGATTACGATTGGTTCGCCCAATATCACCGATAAACTTAGTAATGATTATGCGGACGATAGAAGGGTAACTTATCGTTATTCTGGTAGCGGTGAAGTGATTTTATACACAAAGCAAGTAGAACTTGGTAGAGAAGTGTTTGGGCGCATTACAGAGCTTGGACAAGAGGGAATCGCAATCAACATTAATACCTATGATGTAGAATATAGTTATACGCAGCTCAATTCCATTAAGCCACAAATGATTGAAGAATCTACACTTAATGCAAGAGAGGCTGCACAGAAGTTTGCTAAGGATTCTAATAGCAAACTTGGTAGAATCAAACGCGCAACACAAGGGCAATTTAGTATTAGCAACCGAGACCAAAATACGCAACACATTAAGAATGTGCGTGTTGTCTCTACGGTAGAATATTATTTAGAGGATTAATCCTATCCTCTTAGAATCCCAAAACATAAAAGAAAATAAACATCAACCAAAGGAATCCCTAATGTATTGCACTTCCAACACAATGTTTAATCCCCATTCCGCTAAAGAAAGAATAAAGAATCATCTTGCTTATAAATTAGGTTTAG contains:
- a CDS encoding Mur ligase family protein — translated: MQSIDIFIMATRWIFLIALGYYVMINLQWYHYKIMRVLFRHHKQKWHLFYFVFPVIYFILIPNNLYCYIGLYLYVVLLGVWIFYLSKRLVLTSRILRFFGLYIAFILFNELLLLKVAEYSILIQIVYLFPLFISIALSSLIERILLNRYKKLALDKLESMPNLTIIAVTGSYGKTSLKNFLFQMLQEGFKVYATPRSVNTLTGIIADINQNLSPLTDIYIVEAGARGAGDIKEIVDLLSPQIAVVGKIGEAHIEYFKSIENIYSAKYEILESKELSRAYIYEGNIQPSHCPVRIVNFPKNASEIVATLEGTSFVLKIDGKKLEFKTRILGAFNVINISAAIAVAKDLGVSEEHLIKRVQKLEPINHRLSKITVNEKIILDDSYNGNLDGMLEAIRLSSLHKGKKIIVTPGLVESSKEANIQLAEAISEVFDLAIITGELNSKLLRKHIRKPQKIVLKDKSHIEHILKTTTDSGNLILFANDAPSYI
- a CDS encoding HIT family protein, which produces MEYLYAPWRSGYFKDKSTECVFCAISKGDSPLNTKSQPLFEGRGDSAVLQKSDFTNRVFYRNDKVFCVMNKFPYTPGHFLIIPHTHIPSPELLDVEIWLQMQRIAQKGVALLKEFGAQGVNLGMNIERAGGAGIPEHLHLHLIPRFIGDTNFFTTIGDSRAYGVDFDEIFQRIYELSQKHLR
- a CDS encoding SIMPL domain-containing protein — its product is MDRIAVATLGLCLIACSIVFGVGANLAVKEFRAGERSVVVKGLSEQEVFADVMILPLRFRLANNDLHALYTEVERNSQKIVKFLEKMGFEKSEITIGSPNITDKLSNDYADDRRVTYRYSGSGEVILYTKQVELGREVFGRITELGQEGIAININTYDVEYSYTQLNSIKPQMIEESTLNAREAAQKFAKDSNSKLGRIKRATQGQFSISNRDQNTQHIKNVRVVSTVEYYLED